One Salvia splendens isolate huo1 chromosome 12, SspV2, whole genome shotgun sequence genomic window carries:
- the LOC121759623 gene encoding thioredoxin domain-containing protein 9 homolog, whose amino-acid sequence MDNSIVQGILEQQVLSVAKAVEEQIDDQISALDRLDPDDIEALRERRLQQMKKMAEKRSLWIKLGHGEYTEIHNEKEFFSIVKASERVVCHFYRENWPCKVMDKHLAILAKQHIETRFIKLNAEKSQYLSEKLRIVVLPTLALVKNAKVEDYVVGFDELGGRDDFSTEELEERIAKAEVIIFEGESSGKLSKLKAPTRNVRHGATSYTSDSE is encoded by the exons ATGGATAACTCAATAGTTCAAGGG ATATTGGAGCAGCAAGTCCTGTCGGTGGCGAAGGCGGTGGAGGAACAGATAGATGACCAGATCTCCGCGTTGGATCGGTTGGATCCTGACGATATTGAGGCCTTGAGGGAGCGGAGGCTGCAGCAGATGAAGAAAATGGCGGAGAAGAGGAGCCTTTGGATCAAACTCGGCCATGGCGAGTACACTGAGATCCACAACGAGAAGGAGTTTTTCTCTATTGTCAAGGCTAGTGAACGCGTCGTCTGTCACTTTTATCGCGAAAATTGGCCTTGCAAG GTTATGGACAAGCATTTGGCTATACTGGCAAAACAACATATTGAAACACGATTTATAAAACTCAATGCTGAGAAAAGTCAATATCTGAGTGAGAAGCTCCGGATAGTTGTTCTTCCAACCCTAGCTCTTGTTAAGAACGCTAAAGTGGAGGACTATGTG GTGGGCTTCGATGAGCTCGGTGGGAGGGATGACTTCAGCACAGAGGAACTAGAAGAGAGGATAGCGAAAGCAGAGGTCATTATTTTTGAGGGTGAATCATCAGGGAAGCTATCCAAATTGAAAGCTCCAACCAGAAATGTCCGCCATGGTGCCACTTCGTACACATCGGATTCCGAGTAG